Sequence from the Sulfurimonas hongkongensis genome:
ATCAACTAAGTCTTTTGAGTAGTGAATATCTGTTGTAGCTCCACCTATATCTATAAGTATAAAAGGATCAACTACACCAAATTTTGTATGGATAAATGGAAGTGTTTTGTTTACTATATATGGGGTTGAGTAGATTTGATTTGCGGTGATTTCATAGAGGTTTTTGATATCTTCTTTTCCCTCAATATCCTGCTGATATAGATTTGTAAGATAGACTTTTAGATTTTCTTCTATAATATGAAGCTTTTCATCTATGATATTAGGTAGTATGACGAGATTTTGGATATTTTTCTCTAGCTTTTGTGCTTCATTTTCACACCCTACAAAGACTATATTTGAGTAGTTTAACTTTTCTAAATACTCATACAAATCATCTTTAAAAATATCCCTATTTGAGTTGATTCCACCAACTATGATGACTACATCAATCAAATCACTAGGGATGGAGTAGTCCAAGAGGTTTTGATACATCACACTCTCTATAATGTTGATGCCAGAGTTAAAAGCAATGTTTTTAGCATACTTTAGAGAAAAGGAGTTTGTAAGTCCGATGATTAGAGTGCTAAGACCTCCATTTGCCGAAGAGCAGATATATACATCATTTTTTTTATAGCACTCTATGGTTTTTTGGCATTTGTATTTTAAATCATCTAATATATCTTTGTTAAAGTCTCTAAAATGCTGTTCTATACACTCTGGTGTACTAACTTTAAAGTAGGTACTTCCTACGTCTATTAGTAGTCTGTTCATTGCATAATTCCTATGTCGTGAATGATATCATTAACTATACTTGTAGTGTCTTTGTTAAGGTTACACTGCGCCTTTTCATATTCGTAACACCTTTTGGGTATAGGTACATTTCCTCTTTTTATGATGCGGATGTTTTTCTTTGCATCTCTTATGGTTATCATCTCGTTGTGGTTTATGATGTGAGGTGAAAATGGTACATCTATGATGCCATTTTTTATGGAGTTAAAGACCTTTCTCCAAAGAGTATCGGCTGGGTCATTAAAAACCGCCTCCATAATAGCATGAACTTCAAGAATTAAAATCTCCTCCTCTTCTTCATCTACAATACGCGGAAGACCATTTAAGATGCCAAGAGTGTATTGAGTGTTTGCAACTGTCGCGGCGTTTGCCTCTTTTGTAGGGATTCCTGATGCTTCTTCTCTTGTTTTTGTAATTATCTTATCCGCCCCAACCATAGATGCTATGACTGTTGACATATTTATAAGCTGTTCTGCAAAGCTTTTGTTGGTTGGAAACGCTCCCATCCATTGATGATAGACTAGATGGATATTTGCATCTTCGCAACCTATCTCTTTTGCATAAAAAGCTGAGAGCTTTCTAATAACCGCACCCATAACTATGTCTTGGTTCATGGAGCCAGTTTGAGAAAAAGAGACTGAAAATGATTTCACACCCTCTTCTAGTGAGAGTAGCATCTCTAAGAGCTGTATCACAATAGTAATAGCTGGAGGCACAAGAGTTGCAGTTAGCGGACCAAAAGATTCTCTGTTTATGGGTTCATTTAAGCGTGAATAGTTTGCACAAACTCTCTCAACATATTTCCAATACAAAAAAGCTTTATCTAGTGGAAAGTTTTTAGAGTATGGCAACAAGTAGGTAATAGGTCCGCCCTCTATCTCAAAGATGCCAGATGCGATAGCGGTCTCTATAAGAAGTCTTGCATCTGGTGTACCGTGCCTTAGGCTTACAGGCTTGTTAAAGTGAGTTATCATCTTTCTTGTAGTTCTATAGCCGTGATTTACAAGTGGATAGCCATTTAACATATCTACATCATTTTCTTCACTTAGGCGTAGCATCTTCTTTGCAGTTGCATAATCGTTTAGTCTTGTGTTTGAGTCGATAGTAAGTGGTAAAACATCGACATTTGCATTTACAAAAAACTCATTTAGAGCGTATTGTTTCTTGTATGTTGGGAAACCACCACGAGGCTGAACTAGCATCTTCTTTTTTGTCTTAAAGTGGTGTGAGATAAAGAGTTCTTTACTAGCACCTCTTACAAACTCTTCAACCTCTGCAAAGTCAAAGTTATCTACATACTCGTTACTTAGTATGATCTCTCTTTCTTCTTGAAGCAAGCTCATCTCATACCTCTTTGTTTTAAGTACTCTTCTAAGGTATCGAGCCCTGTATTTAAGTCTACTTGATGAAAAACCAAATC
This genomic interval carries:
- a CDS encoding glutamate mutase L, translated to MNRLLIDVGSTYFKVSTPECIEQHFRDFNKDILDDLKYKCQKTIECYKKNDVYICSSANGGLSTLIIGLTNSFSLKYAKNIAFNSGINIIESVMYQNLLDYSIPSDLIDVVIIVGGINSNRDIFKDDLYEYLEKLNYSNIVFVGCENEAQKLEKNIQNLVILPNIIDEKLHIIEENLKVYLTNLYQQDIEGKEDIKNLYEITANQIYSTPYIVNKTLPFIHTKFGVVDPFILIDIGGATTDIHYSKDLVDDNIVTENEYDRLVFKKLGVYKSKESLIFAAQSNEFVYELLAHLKVTENIFSDESQKGTKVLMQLAIFLVLTKMSYYKQSYINLKLLSINSIVFTGGITKVLSANEIEDIISFFYKKILNSQHNPMTVLDGNYDIWTIGAGGEENVN
- a CDS encoding methylaspartate mutase; translated protein: MSLLQEEREIILSNEYVDNFDFAEVEEFVRGASKELFISHHFKTKKKMLVQPRGGFPTYKKQYALNEFFVNANVDVLPLTIDSNTRLNDYATAKKMLRLSEENDVDMLNGYPLVNHGYRTTRKMITHFNKPVSLRHGTPDARLLIETAIASGIFEIEGGPITYLLPYSKNFPLDKAFLYWKYVERVCANYSRLNEPINRESFGPLTATLVPPAITIVIQLLEMLLSLEEGVKSFSVSFSQTGSMNQDIVMGAVIRKLSAFYAKEIGCEDANIHLVYHQWMGAFPTNKSFAEQLINMSTVIASMVGADKIITKTREEASGIPTKEANAATVANTQYTLGILNGLPRIVDEEEEEILILEVHAIMEAVFNDPADTLWRKVFNSIKNGIIDVPFSPHIINHNEMITIRDAKKNIRIIKRGNVPIPKRCYEYEKAQCNLNKDTTSIVNDIIHDIGIMQ